The Methylocaldum marinum genome includes the window TTCCCGGAACAGGATCGAACCTCGCTGACCACCTTGCGGGAAAGCTTTCGGCGGGACTTTGATCTGGCGCTGAATTTCAGCGGGGTCCCGCCGGGACTGGAGGATAATGACGGTTATCTGGGCGCGGTGCTTGCCGAAAGCAAAGCCGTCGGCTCGATTTTCTTTTACCCGAATCTGCGCAACACGGAACCGCCGTGCGTTTTGTCCCCGGTTCGATTGCACGGCGAGCGCGAGCTTATAGCCCCCCCGGAAGGCAAAGGCGTGCTCTGCAACATCCCCAAGGTACACGCGGGCCTTGGCGGTTCCGGCTTTATCAACGCCGCCGCCGATGCCGACGGCTATCTGCGCCGTCTGCCCATGCTGTACGCTTACCAGGGGCAACTCTATCCCAGCTTCACATTGGCTCTGCTGCTGCGGATGGCGGATACCGATACGGTTCGGGTCGAGTCCGATGCCATCGGCCCGCTATTGCGGGTGGCAGGCTTTTCCGTTCCGGTGGACAAGCAGGGTGCGGCCCTGTTGCGTTTCCAGGCCCCGGCTCAAGCCCGGCGCCGAGTTTCCGCTCTCGATATTCTCCGGGCGGATGCTGTACCGGGAGATTTGGCGGGGAAGGTCATCTTGCTCGGGTCAACCGCCGTCGGTCTGGCCGACCGGCATCGCAGCGCGGTCGAGCCGAACTTATCGGGAACCGAAGCCAACGCCGTACTGATCGACAATATTCTGAACGGCGCTTTCTATCGGGAGCCGACATGGCAGCTCCGGTTTAGCCTGGGCGCCGTGTTGACGGCGGGCTTGTTGGCCGCGGTATTGTTTGCCTACTGCTCGGCCGTGCGGGCGACGCTCGGCGTAGTCCTGCTCGGCGGAACCTTTTGCACTCTCAGCCTCGGTCTGTTTGTCGCAAGCGGAGTCATTCTGCATGTGACGGCGCCTGTCTCGACTCTCGCCGTGGAATCGGGTGTACTCGCTTTTCTGCTTTACCGCCGGCACGAACGAATCGCGACGGCGTCTCGCCGCGCCCGGGACAGAGCCGTGGCGGCCAACCGGGCCAAAAACGAATTTTTTGCCCATTTGAGTCACGAAATCCGCACTCCGCTGCACGGCATATTGACTGCCGCGAAACTGCTTCCGATGGATCGACTGGAGCCCAGAGAACAAGAATATGCGGCGATCATCCGAAACAGCGGCGAAACCTTGTTGACAATGCTCAACAATATGCTCGACCTGTCGAAAATCGAGGCCGGCAAACTGGACCTCGACGTGTCCGAATTCGAGCTCCCCAATCTCCTCGACGAAGTGGTTCGTCTGTTCCGGGTGCGCGCGGAAGCAAAAGATCTCCAATTTTTCTGCCGCCTGGATCCCGAAACGCCCGGCCGCATTCGAGGCGATGCTCGCTACCTGAAACAGATCCTGACCAATCTGATCGACAACGCCATCAAGTTCACCGAACACGGCGAGGTGGTCTTGACGGTTTCACGCCGGCAGGAAGATGCCGCGTCGATCACGCTGCTTTTCAATGTCTCCGACACCGGTATCGGCATTCCACCGGAACAGTTGGACGAGATTTTTGCGCCGTTCGTGCAGGCCGATGCATCCCGGTCGCGAGAATATGGCGGCACCGGCCTAGGGCTAGCCATCAGCGCGCGCCTGGTCGAACTGATGGGCGGCAAGCATGGCGTGGTGAGCGAGCTCGAACAAGGCTCCCGCTTCTGGTTTACGGCCGTATTCGGTGCCGTTCAGGAAGCCCGGCCGGCCGGCGATATCCCCGCCGGATTGCCGGCCCCGCGCATGCCGGTAGCGCAGGGAAGCCCCGCAGAGAACGCATGCTTAGCCGAACGGCCCCTGCCCGCGCGGGTTTCGAAACATCAGCAAGCGGCACCGGAATTGCGCGACACGCCCGCCGACATGGACGATCCGCATCGCTTCCCACGTTCTTCTCACAGAATCCTGATCGCGGACGACAGCCCGGTCAACCGCACATTGATGCTCGCCCTGCTCCGCAACCTGGGTTACCGGGCCGATGCGGTCAGTAATGGCCTTACCTGCCTGGAAGCGCTGCGCAAAGGCCGTTACGATCTGGTTTTCATGGATTGCCTGATGCCCGAAATGGACGGCTACATGGCGACCCGCAATATCCGGGCAGGCGGACTGGGCGCTGCCAACAGCACCTTGCCCATTATCGCCCTGAGCGCCAACGCCGCGGCCGAGGAACAGACAAAGTGCATGGCGGCAGGGATGGACGGTTACCTGACAAAGCCGGTAGATACGGAGCAGCTCAAGCAGATACTGGCGATCTATCTGGAGTGAGCTGAAGCGAGAGAGCGTAGTCTTACTGTGCGCAAAGAAAGTAAAGTTCTATTCGAATCGCCCTCACCCCGCCCCTCTCCAAGAGGGAGAGGCAGTGCTCCTGACTTTACTTTCTTAACCATTGGTATTTCAAAATGATGCTTCGATAGCGGCTTGGCGATCCTAGAGATAAGGGGATCGCGAGTAGATACTGTTATCCGGGTCAAGTGCCATGGAGTGCTGGATCGAAGGGTTTTCCGGACTTGAGGACGCCGAAAGCGACCTGGAGGAGCTTGCGCATCATGGCACCGATGATGAGCTTGGCGGGCTTGCCCGAGAGCGCGAGCCGGTTCTTGAAGGGCTGGCCCCAAGCGGTCTTATACAGGATCACCATGGCTGGCATGTAGAGGGCTTTGCGCAAGAAGGCATGGCCGACCTTGGACAGCCGCGGCTTGGTTTTCACGCTCGTTCCGGACTCCTGCCGGCGCGGGTCGAGCCCGGCGAAGGCGACGGCTTGTCGGCTATTGGCGAAGCGGCTGGGCTCGGCATAGAAGGCGAGCAGAATGGCGATGGTGCGTTCCCCGATACCGGGGATGCTCTCGAGTAATTCGCGCTTCCCCTTCAGATCGGGGTTAGAGTCGATGTGCTCATTGATGGTTTTGATCAGGCTCTTGATCTGCTGATCGAGCCAATTCAGGTGTTCTTGAATGTTGGTGCGCACCGCGTCCCGGGCGACCTCCAGGCGGTTACTTTCCTGGGTCCGCAGGGCTTGCAACGCATCCAGACGCAACACGAGCGCGCGCAAGGCGATTTCGGCTTCGCTTCTCGCCTGCCAGGGAGGCGGATGGCGTTCGGCGCAAAATTCGGCGATGAGGCGCGCATCGACGGCATCGGTTTTGGTCCGGGTTAAGCGGGAAGCGGCATAGGCTTTGATTTGGGCGGGGTTGATGACGCTGACAGTGAATCCTTGGGTAGCCAAGCACTGGGCGACGTCTTCCCAATACACCCCAGTGGCTTCCATACACACGTGAACATTCCGTGCCTCTGGGCCGGTGAGCCAAGTGACGAGGGTGGCGAACCCGTCTTGGGAGTTGGCGATGACTTTGGTTCGGAACTTCCCGTTGGGGAGGCGTAACGCGCAGTCCAGTTTGGCTTTGGCGACATCAATTCCGAGATAAAACGTGGGCATCATGAACCTCAAATGATCTACCTTGTGAATGCGGGCTGCCGGCAAGCCGGGCCGAAGATACTGTTCGATCGCTCGATGAGGGTGAGCGACTGCTGCATCGATCTACGCAACGGGCTTGGTGTCCCAAGGGCGGGAACGGCATCCAGTCGCTCAAACCTGGAGCGCCCTCCAGGCCTGGGGTGACCGGTCGGGAGTCTTCTCCAACCCCTTCCGAACCACACGGAATTCATAATACAAGGTCGGGAATCCTTTCCCGACGAATTCTTTGGCCCAACCGCTGCACTGTCCGGCGCATCCTCGATCAACAGCGTCACCTTGCATTTGGTGTTGGGACAGGTCGCCGGCTCCGGCGGCTGCGGCGGGGGATGCAGCGCCGACACCACCCCGCGCGTCATCAAGCTGCACAAGGTCACGAGCGGGATGTGGGGAGAAGGCTCGACCGGGAACGGTTACACGACGATAGGCGGGACCGGCGGAGGATTTTCCGCGAACACCGGAGACGCGACTTGGAATGCCTACTACCATTCATCGCCGACCTGGAGCAATGCCGGAGGCGATTACAGCAGCACGGTCAGCGCCTCGACGACCGTCAGCCAAACGGTCAACACCAGCTATTCCTGGTCGCACTCGAACATGGTGAGCGACGTGCAGGCGTGGCTGAACAGCCCTTCCACCAACTACGGCTGGATCCTCGTCAACGACGACGAGTCGTCACAGAAAACTTTCCGCGCCTTCTACAGCAAGGAGGCCGAGGCGAACTCGGTCGGGACGGGTCCCATACTGGAGATTGACTACACGCCTTGATGGGGCCGGTAACGGGCGGCGTTGGTAGCGTCCGTTCATCCCGATCCCGCCCCGCCGGCCAGGCGTTTTCCACCTTGGGGACTCAAACCCGGCGCCACAACGAGGCTAAAGGAAACTCGGTGTTCCGGTTGTTCGCAAAGTTGGGTCGAGAAGCGGACGGTCCAGGTAACTTTGCTCCGGTTCAATAATGAAGAAAGGCCATATGGCCCGGATTCCCGGTCGAACCGGTCGAGGAGGCATCACGGCAGGATGCCTCATCTGCCACGCGACTCGTCCTATTGATCAGACCTGTCAATACCAGGAGGGTATTTACAGGCCACCGCTCAGGCCGATGCACGCCCGGCCCGGGCTCACGCGGCTTGTTGCCGCGCCGGGGCGTCCCTGCCCCAGATTAACCCGGCCTATATATTTACAGGCCAGGTTACTAAGCGACAGTCGTCTTGAACTTGGCGGCTTCTTCCGAACCGCCGGTGGCGTTGCCCTTGCTGTAGGAGTGGGCGCCGACCCCGGCCAGTTGCCCGCCTTGCACCACCAGGTATTCGTTACGGATCGGGCGGCCTTCGAAATAGCACTCCAGGATTTCGCGAACGCCCGCGGCATACCGCGTCTGCGCCGACAGACTGGTGCCGGAGATATGCGGCGTCATGCCGTGATGCGGCATGGTGCGCCAGGGATGGTCGTTGGCAGGCGGTTGCGGAAACCAGACGTCGCCGGCGTACCCCGCCAGGTGGCCGCTTTCCAGCGCCGCGGCGATCGCATCGCGGTCGCACAGCTTGCCGCGTGCGGTGTTGACCAGATAGGTGCCGCGTTTGAAGAACTTGAGCGTCTCGGCGTTGATCATGTGCTCGGTTTCCGGATGTAGCGGACAGTTCAAGGTCACCACGTCACACACTTTGGCCAGACTTTCCAGGCTGGCGTGATAGGTCAGGCTAAGTTCCTGCTCGACCGCTTCCGGTAAGCGATGGCGATCCATATAGTGCAGCTTGACGTCGAAAGGCTTCAGCAAGCGCAACACGCGCAGGCCGATGCGGCCCGCCGCCACCGTGCCGACGCTCATGGCCTCCAGGTCATAGGAGCGCGAAACGCAATCGGCGATGTTCCAGCCACCCTTAAGCACCCACTGGTGGGAGGGAATGAAATTGCGCACCAGGATCAGAATCGACATCACCACGTGCTCCGCCACGCTGTTGCTGTTGCAATAGGTGACTTCGGCCACGGTGATATTGCGTTCCATCGCGGCCTGCAAATCGGTGTGGTCGGAACCGATACCGGCGGTAACGATCATCTTGAGTTTTTTCGCCTTGGCGATGCGTTCGGCGGTCATGTAGGCCGGCCAGAACGGTTGGGAAATGACGATCTCCGCGTCGGGCAGTTCCCGGTCCAGCACGCTGTCGGCGCCGTCCTTGCTGGACGTGACCACGAGCTGATGGCCGTTGGCTTCCAGGTACTTGCGCAGGCCCAGTTCGCCGGAAACGCTGCCCAGCAAGGCGCCGGGCTTGAAGTCGATCGCCTTGGGGGTCGGTAAGGTTTGTCCGTCCGGGTAACGCTCCGGCTGCGGACAATCGTCCCGCGCGTAGGATTTCGGATAACCATCGACCGGATCGTCATACAGCACGCAAACGACTT containing:
- a CDS encoding NAD-dependent formate dehydrogenase, yielding MAKVVCVLYDDPVDGYPKSYARDDCPQPERYPDGQTLPTPKAIDFKPGALLGSVSGELGLRKYLEANGHQLVVTSSKDGADSVLDRELPDAEIVISQPFWPAYMTAERIAKAKKLKMIVTAGIGSDHTDLQAAMERNITVAEVTYCNSNSVAEHVVMSILILVRNFIPSHQWVLKGGWNIADCVSRSYDLEAMSVGTVAAGRIGLRVLRLLKPFDVKLHYMDRHRLPEAVEQELSLTYHASLESLAKVCDVVTLNCPLHPETEHMINAETLKFFKRGTYLVNTARGKLCDRDAIAAALESGHLAGYAGDVWFPQPPANDHPWRTMPHHGMTPHISGTSLSAQTRYAAGVREILECYFEGRPIRNEYLVVQGGQLAGVGAHSYSKGNATGGSEEAAKFKTTVA
- a CDS encoding CHASE2 domain-containing protein; amino-acid sequence: MDTNSEKPCQTFGETPARIVLSVGCLVTGLAALLQLAGWTLWARFDNFVFDHFARWHADAAAAEQAVIVDIDENALSAVGQWPWPRYHVASLIKTINAADPRVVGLDILFPEQDRTSLTTLRESFRRDFDLALNFSGVPPGLEDNDGYLGAVLAESKAVGSIFFYPNLRNTEPPCVLSPVRLHGERELIAPPEGKGVLCNIPKVHAGLGGSGFINAAADADGYLRRLPMLYAYQGQLYPSFTLALLLRMADTDTVRVESDAIGPLLRVAGFSVPVDKQGAALLRFQAPAQARRRVSALDILRADAVPGDLAGKVILLGSTAVGLADRHRSAVEPNLSGTEANAVLIDNILNGAFYREPTWQLRFSLGAVLTAGLLAAVLFAYCSAVRATLGVVLLGGTFCTLSLGLFVASGVILHVTAPVSTLAVESGVLAFLLYRRHERIATASRRARDRAVAANRAKNEFFAHLSHEIRTPLHGILTAAKLLPMDRLEPREQEYAAIIRNSGETLLTMLNNMLDLSKIEAGKLDLDVSEFELPNLLDEVVRLFRVRAEAKDLQFFCRLDPETPGRIRGDARYLKQILTNLIDNAIKFTEHGEVVLTVSRRQEDAASITLLFNVSDTGIGIPPEQLDEIFAPFVQADASRSREYGGTGLGLAISARLVELMGGKHGVVSELEQGSRFWFTAVFGAVQEARPAGDIPAGLPAPRMPVAQGSPAENACLAERPLPARVSKHQQAAPELRDTPADMDDPHRFPRSSHRILIADDSPVNRTLMLALLRNLGYRADAVSNGLTCLEALRKGRYDLVFMDCLMPEMDGYMATRNIRAGGLGAANSTLPIIALSANAAAEEQTKCMAAGMDGYLTKPVDTEQLKQILAIYLE
- a CDS encoding IS110 family RNA-guided transposase → MPTFYLGIDVAKAKLDCALRLPNGKFRTKVIANSQDGFATLVTWLTGPEARNVHVCMEATGVYWEDVAQCLATQGFTVSVINPAQIKAYAASRLTRTKTDAVDARLIAEFCAERHPPPWQARSEAEIALRALVLRLDALQALRTQESNRLEVARDAVRTNIQEHLNWLDQQIKSLIKTINEHIDSNPDLKGKRELLESIPGIGERTIAILLAFYAEPSRFANSRQAVAFAGLDPRRQESGTSVKTKPRLSKVGHAFLRKALYMPAMVILYKTAWGQPFKNRLALSGKPAKLIIGAMMRKLLQVAFGVLKSGKPFDPALHGT